ATCAGGGTGAACCTCCAACCTAATATTCCCACTTCCATCGGTAGGCGACTAACTGCCCACAACGACCATCCGGTGAGGAAGGCAACCATAGTTCCTATGCTTGCGCCAGAACGGAGGAAGACAACCACGGTAGGAAGACTGACATAGGGTCCCCCCGGGGTTAGCGCCCCAGCAATGGTGCCGATCAGTATCCCCCTGATGCCTGCCTCCGCCCCTATCCACTGTGAAAGGAGCTCTCGCGGGAGAAGGACCTGCACCATACCAGCCACTATGAAGGCGAGGATAAGTAGGGGAAGGATCTCCACCGTCATATTAAAAGCGAGCCTCATCCCAACAATGTGCTTCCCTTCCCCTTTGTAATACCCTACGA
This Acidobacteriota bacterium DNA region includes the following protein-coding sequences:
- a CDS encoding permease, with translation MKKRRNSNMFLPTIIMAILALVLLLVGYYKGEGKHIVGMRLAFNMTVEILPLLILAFIVAGMVQVLLPRELLSQWIGAEAGIRGILIGTIAGALTPGGPYVSLPTVVVFLRSGASIGTMVAFLTGWSLWAVSRLPMEVGILGWRFTLIRLASTFFFPPIAGLIAEALSTGLK